One window of the Labilibaculum sp. genome contains the following:
- the tatA gene encoding twin-arginine translocase TatA/TatE family subunit produces the protein MNLFVLAGMVGPWQIVIIVFVIVLLFGGKKIPELMKGLGQGMKEFKKATDMDDDKDKSKDKESNNK, from the coding sequence ATGAACCTTTTTGTTTTAGCCGGAATGGTTGGTCCCTGGCAAATAGTAATAATTGTATTTGTAATTGTGCTTCTTTTTGGTGGAAAAAAAATTCCGGAACTAATGAAAGGATTAGGTCAGGGAATGAAAGAGTTTAAAAAGGCTACCGACATGGATGACGATAAGGATAAAAGTAAGGATAAAGAATCCAACAATAAATAG
- the rseP gene encoding RIP metalloprotease RseP, whose amino-acid sequence MEVIVKIGQFLLSLSILVVLHELGHFTFAKLFKTRVEKFYMFFDPGFSLFKFKKGETEYGIGWLPLGGYVKISGMIDESMDKEQMKLPPEPYEFRSKPAWQRLLIMVGGVLVNFILAFVIYVAVLYTWGEQYLPAENVKYGVVCDSLAESIGLQDGDKIVALDNQKVKKFSDIVPDILLNSPKSIQFIRNNEQLSVDIPSSFVPALLEKSSKGFSLSPVFDIRYPYSAVSIGKVLKESPASEAGIIKGDKIVSIDSVGFSYYDQFQTFLQSKKNESILVQLDREGKSEQVQLTVGDDGKIGFYPQIESGLFEYETLEYSFFESIPAGFNKGIDKLGSYLKQFKLIFSSETKAYKSIGGFITIGNIFPGVWNWEAFWNLTAFLSIILAIMNILPIPALDGGHVMFLMYEIITGRKPGDKFMEYAQITGMVLLFGLLLFANGNDVVKWISNMK is encoded by the coding sequence ATGGAAGTAATTGTTAAAATAGGACAGTTTTTGTTGAGTTTGTCCATCTTGGTTGTATTGCATGAGTTAGGGCATTTTACCTTTGCAAAATTGTTCAAAACCAGAGTTGAAAAGTTTTATATGTTTTTCGATCCTGGATTTTCTTTGTTTAAGTTTAAAAAGGGCGAAACAGAATACGGTATTGGATGGCTCCCACTTGGTGGTTATGTGAAAATATCAGGAATGATTGATGAGTCAATGGATAAGGAGCAGATGAAATTACCTCCTGAACCTTATGAATTCAGATCCAAACCTGCATGGCAAAGGTTACTGATCATGGTAGGCGGTGTTTTGGTGAACTTTATTCTGGCATTTGTTATTTATGTTGCAGTACTTTACACCTGGGGCGAGCAGTATTTGCCGGCTGAAAATGTGAAGTACGGTGTTGTTTGTGATTCTTTGGCCGAGAGTATTGGATTGCAGGATGGTGACAAAATTGTTGCTTTGGATAATCAAAAAGTAAAAAAATTTAGTGACATCGTACCAGATATCCTTCTAAATAGTCCTAAGTCAATTCAATTCATAAGAAATAATGAGCAGCTAAGTGTTGATATTCCTTCTTCTTTTGTTCCGGCACTATTGGAGAAGAGCAGTAAAGGGTTCTCTCTAAGTCCTGTGTTTGATATCCGTTATCCTTACAGTGCTGTTTCTATTGGAAAAGTGTTGAAAGAATCACCGGCAAGTGAGGCCGGAATTATTAAAGGAGATAAAATTGTTTCTATTGATTCTGTTGGTTTCAGTTATTACGATCAATTTCAGACTTTTTTGCAATCTAAGAAAAATGAAAGTATTCTGGTTCAATTAGATCGTGAAGGAAAATCTGAACAAGTTCAGCTTACTGTTGGAGATGATGGAAAAATTGGATTCTACCCTCAAATTGAATCGGGTTTGTTCGAGTATGAAACATTGGAATACAGTTTCTTTGAGTCAATTCCTGCAGGTTTTAATAAAGGGATCGATAAGCTGGGATCCTATTTAAAGCAGTTTAAATTAATTTTTTCTTCGGAAACTAAAGCATATAAATCAATAGGTGGTTTTATTACCATTGGTAATATTTTTCCGGGTGTTTGGAACTGGGAGGCCTTTTGGAATCTGACAGCATTTCTTTCAATTATTTTAGCAATTATGAATATTCTTCCAATTCCTGCTTTAGATGGCGGACATGTAATGTTTCTGATGTATGAGATCATTACAGGAAGAAAACCAGGTGATAAATTTATGGAGTATGCTCAGATAACAGGAATGGTGCTGTTGTTTGGACTCTTACTATTTGCAAATGGTAATGATGTTGTAAAATGGATTTCTAATATGAAATAG
- a CDS encoding transglycosylase SLT domain-containing protein: MGKYLLLILICFAFANQADAQSLFNILNKEKPENINEINQRLIHFTSEILKEDLPENVVMDANYIPVFSDEVYQERMNQLNAKSPIQLDFKPIVRRYIDAYAIRHRAKTAKIIERSELYFPLFEECLDKYQLPLELKYLSVIESALDPKAKSRSGAMGLWQFMYNASKMFDLRITSYIDERMDPEKSTEAACKYLQYLYRIFGDWKLALAAYNGGPGIVREAIQRSGGKTDFWEISPYLPEQTRNYVPAFIAVNYIINYSSEHNIVPAKNVYPYFRISPVTVNKPISFQHVAKVLDLPIEAVRELNPIYKRDLIPLCELPAKLILPIEKVGEFIDLEEVIYGIKDEPKKYLDLQKDLSATEGKYCIIHSVEPGEYFHKIAMKYNCTINNIKEWNEMDSPDIFIGQKLKIWVYPSDTLAQKPQRDPLLKKSRFLLYEVQTGDSLSSIADRFQLESTADLVELNSITRSKKLVPGMVLKIVHYE; encoded by the coding sequence ATGGGGAAATATTTACTTCTTATTTTGATTTGCTTTGCATTTGCTAATCAGGCAGATGCACAGTCGCTTTTCAATATTTTAAACAAAGAAAAGCCTGAGAATATTAATGAAATCAATCAACGGTTGATTCATTTTACCTCGGAAATATTGAAAGAAGATCTTCCGGAAAATGTTGTAATGGATGCTAATTATATTCCCGTTTTTTCTGATGAAGTATATCAGGAAAGAATGAATCAACTCAATGCAAAAAGTCCGATTCAGTTGGACTTTAAGCCAATTGTCAGAAGATATATTGACGCATATGCAATTAGACATCGTGCAAAGACTGCTAAAATCATAGAGCGTTCCGAGTTGTATTTTCCTTTGTTCGAAGAGTGTTTGGATAAATATCAACTTCCATTGGAATTGAAATATTTATCAGTTATAGAATCAGCCTTGGATCCTAAAGCAAAGTCACGATCAGGAGCAATGGGCTTATGGCAGTTCATGTATAATGCCAGTAAAATGTTCGATTTAAGAATCACCTCTTATATTGATGAGAGAATGGATCCGGAGAAATCGACAGAAGCTGCTTGTAAATACCTTCAGTATTTGTATCGGATTTTTGGTGATTGGAAACTTGCTTTGGCAGCTTACAATGGTGGACCTGGTATCGTACGTGAAGCGATTCAACGTTCCGGCGGGAAGACAGATTTTTGGGAAATATCACCTTATCTTCCCGAGCAAACCAGAAATTACGTGCCTGCATTTATTGCTGTTAATTATATCATAAATTATAGTTCCGAACACAATATTGTTCCTGCTAAAAATGTATATCCATACTTCAGAATATCACCCGTTACTGTAAATAAACCAATCTCTTTTCAACACGTAGCCAAAGTGCTTGATTTGCCCATAGAGGCAGTTCGGGAGTTGAATCCAATTTACAAGCGAGATTTAATTCCTTTGTGTGAACTTCCTGCCAAACTGATTCTCCCAATAGAAAAAGTGGGCGAATTTATTGATTTGGAGGAGGTTATTTACGGAATCAAGGATGAGCCTAAAAAATATCTTGACCTCCAAAAGGATCTTTCAGCCACTGAAGGAAAATATTGTATCATCCATAGTGTTGAGCCGGGAGAATATTTTCATAAAATCGCTATGAAGTATAACTGTACAATAAATAATATCAAGGAATGGAATGAGATGGATAGCCCTGATATTTTTATTGGACAAAAACTGAAAATCTGGGTTTACCCTTCCGATACCTTGGCTCAAAAGCCTCAAAGGGATCCTTTGTTGAAAAAAAGTAGATTTTTGCTGTATGAAGTTCAGACTGGGGATAGTTTAAGCTCGATTGCAGATAGATTTCAACTTGAATCGACCGCCGATTTGGTTGAATTAAATAGTATAACCCGCTCTAAGAAATTAGTGCCGGGAATGGTATTAAAAATAGTTCATTACGAATAG
- a CDS encoding DUF4837 family protein: protein MKRIIQTTLLCLLVMVSISSCKKTTQGLRPVVTGKSGEIVVIINDALYEGSVGDTLKSVLNDTQIGLPQDETLFDILQISHNEFSSMFKTHRSILDIRVSSKVKENKISVKNELYAKTQSFMKIEAKSNKEMIQLLSENKNKIIAYFHIGERERKIKVFKKNVVQDIFEKLKEKNNFTLSFPAGYTINKEESDFIWVSKETPSTSQGMFIYTYDYISEDSFTKEEVIKRRNLLLQKFVPGPKEGSYMSTEMDFPISNRQFEFFGNYATETRGLWKVNGDFMGGPFVSITFLDQKNNRVVCLDSYVYYPNHDKRELLRELEAIMYSYTSIEKE from the coding sequence ATGAAGAGAATAATTCAAACAACATTACTTTGTTTACTTGTAATGGTAAGTATTTCTTCCTGCAAGAAAACAACACAAGGTTTACGACCTGTAGTAACCGGGAAATCAGGAGAAATAGTTGTGATAATAAATGATGCCTTATATGAAGGAAGTGTTGGGGATACATTAAAGTCGGTATTAAATGATACTCAGATTGGATTGCCGCAGGATGAGACACTTTTTGATATACTGCAAATTTCTCACAATGAGTTTTCCAGTATGTTTAAAACTCACCGAAGTATTTTAGACATTAGGGTTTCGTCGAAAGTGAAGGAGAATAAGATCTCTGTAAAAAATGAATTGTATGCGAAAACACAATCGTTTATGAAGATCGAAGCCAAGAGTAACAAGGAGATGATCCAGCTCTTGAGTGAAAATAAAAATAAGATTATTGCCTATTTCCACATTGGAGAACGAGAAAGAAAAATAAAGGTTTTTAAAAAGAATGTTGTTCAGGATATTTTCGAAAAGCTAAAGGAGAAAAATAATTTCACCTTATCGTTCCCCGCTGGATACACCATAAACAAAGAAGAGTCGGATTTCATTTGGGTTAGCAAGGAGACTCCTTCAACAAGTCAGGGGATGTTTATCTACACTTACGATTACATTTCCGAGGATTCATTTACAAAGGAAGAAGTGATTAAAAGGAGAAATTTATTACTTCAGAAATTTGTTCCGGGACCTAAGGAGGGTAGTTATATGAGTACCGAAATGGATTTTCCAATTTCGAACCGTCAATTCGAGTTTTTCGGTAACTATGCAACGGAAACAAGAGGTTTATGGAAAGTGAACGGCGATTTTATGGGAGGTCCTTTTGTAAGTATCACTTTTCTTGATCAAAAGAACAACAGAGTTGTTTGCCTGGATTCGTACGTTTATTACCCAAACCACGATAAGCGTGAATTGTTGAGAGAATTGGAAGCTATCATGTATTCTTACACAAGTATAGAAAAGGAATAG